From Vibrio crassostreae, one genomic window encodes:
- the hutG gene encoding formimidoylglutamase produces the protein MTQSKSNGIQENVETVHNFVWNGRNDLEDGALGTRVHHITKQVQSSDSSDELTDSAIALVGFASDAGVARNKGRVGAKQAPNLIRQALANMAWHSDAHIADLGDIECNDGQLEVSQKQCASLIANALATSKVITLGGGHEVAWASFQGLAEHLHQAERLHKAERLDKDQPIHKPKIGIVNFDAHFDLREFESDIADVKPSSGTPFNQISDYCHSHQWPFHYACLGVSAASNTKALFNKAGQLGVWYEHDRDITQVNQVAQLVKLQKFIDECDYLYLTIDLDVFPAATAPGVSAPAARGVSYETLAPFLEQIFKHSEKLIIADIAEYNPDYDVDGQTARLAARLCWDIASAMASD, from the coding sequence ATGACTCAATCTAAATCCAACGGTATTCAAGAAAACGTAGAAACCGTGCATAACTTTGTGTGGAATGGCCGCAATGATCTTGAAGATGGCGCACTCGGCACTCGCGTTCATCACATTACCAAGCAAGTGCAAAGTAGTGATTCAAGTGACGAGCTGACTGACAGCGCTATCGCCTTAGTTGGCTTTGCCAGCGATGCCGGAGTTGCCAGAAATAAAGGACGCGTGGGCGCGAAACAAGCACCTAACCTGATTCGTCAAGCGTTGGCGAATATGGCTTGGCACAGTGACGCACACATCGCGGATCTCGGTGATATCGAGTGCAATGATGGTCAATTAGAAGTCAGTCAAAAACAGTGTGCTTCTTTGATTGCCAATGCTTTAGCTACCAGCAAAGTGATTACCCTTGGCGGCGGTCACGAAGTGGCTTGGGCATCGTTCCAAGGGCTCGCTGAGCATTTACATCAAGCGGAACGCCTCCATAAAGCTGAACGTCTTGATAAAGATCAGCCTATACACAAACCTAAGATCGGCATCGTTAACTTTGATGCTCACTTTGATCTTCGTGAATTTGAAAGCGACATCGCTGACGTTAAACCGAGTTCAGGCACGCCTTTTAACCAGATCAGCGATTACTGCCATTCACATCAGTGGCCATTTCATTACGCGTGTCTTGGTGTGAGTGCAGCCAGCAATACTAAAGCACTGTTCAACAAAGCCGGCCAACTAGGCGTTTGGTATGAACACGACCGCGATATCACCCAAGTAAACCAAGTCGCTCAATTGGTTAAGTTGCAAAAATTCATCGATGAGTGTGATTACCTCTATCTCACCATTGATCTCGATGTCTTCCCTGCGGCGACTGCGCCGGGTGTCAGTGCACCAGCGGCAAGAGGCGTGAGCTATGAAACACTCGCTCCTTTTCTAGAACAGATTTTTAAACACAGTGAAAAACTCATTATCGCGGACATTGCGGAATATAACCCAGACTACGACGTCGATGGCCAAACGGCTCGATTGGCGGCTCGTTTGTGTTGGGATATTGCCTCTGCAATGGCCAGCGACTGA
- the hutU gene encoding urocanate hydratase — MTEHHNSDPRLDTTREIRAPHGTTLRAKSWLTEAPLRMLMNNLDPDVAEHPHALVVYGGIGRAARDWKCYDKIVEVLERLEDDQTLLVQSGKPVGVFPTHKNAPRVLIANSNLVPHWANWEHFNELDKEGLMMYGQMTAGSWIYIGSQGIVQGTYETFVAIAKKHFQGEANGKWVLTGGLGGMGGAQPLAATMAGFSMIAVECDESRIDYRLRTGYVDKKATSLDEAMAMIKESDTPISVGLLGNAADVFPELVERNITPDVVTDQTSAHDPLNGYLPQGWTMEKAAQERTIDEAKVVKAAKQSMAIQVQAMLDLQYRGAATVDYGNNIRQMALEEGVENAFDFPGFVPAYIRPLFCEGVGPFRWAALSGDPEDIYKTDQKVKELIPDNPHLHNWLDMARERIQFQGLPARICWVGLKDRERLGQAFNEMVKNGELKAPVVIGRDHLDSGSVASPNRETEGMMDGSDAVSDWPLLNALLNTAGGATWVSLHHGGGVGMGFSQHSGMVICCDGSEDASQRISRVLHNDPATGVMRHADAGYDIAKQCAKEQKLDLPMLNEELRRL; from the coding sequence ATGACGGAACACCACAACAGTGACCCTCGTCTCGACACGACTCGCGAAATTCGCGCACCTCATGGCACCACTTTGCGCGCTAAATCTTGGTTAACAGAAGCACCACTGCGTATGCTAATGAACAACCTAGACCCTGATGTGGCAGAACACCCACATGCACTGGTTGTGTATGGTGGTATTGGTCGCGCAGCGCGTGATTGGAAATGTTATGACAAGATTGTTGAAGTATTAGAGCGTTTAGAAGACGACCAAACGCTGCTTGTTCAATCAGGTAAACCTGTAGGCGTGTTCCCGACTCATAAAAACGCACCTCGCGTGTTGATCGCTAACTCTAACCTTGTTCCACATTGGGCCAACTGGGAGCACTTCAACGAGCTCGATAAAGAAGGCTTGATGATGTACGGTCAAATGACCGCCGGTAGCTGGATCTACATCGGCTCACAAGGCATCGTTCAAGGTACTTATGAAACCTTTGTCGCGATTGCGAAGAAACACTTCCAAGGCGAAGCAAACGGCAAATGGGTACTCACAGGCGGCCTTGGCGGCATGGGCGGCGCTCAACCTCTTGCGGCAACAATGGCTGGTTTCTCAATGATCGCGGTTGAGTGTGATGAATCACGAATCGACTACCGCTTACGTACTGGCTATGTAGACAAAAAAGCCACCAGCTTAGATGAAGCAATGGCTATGATTAAAGAATCAGACACGCCAATCTCTGTTGGCTTATTAGGTAACGCCGCAGACGTCTTCCCAGAGTTAGTCGAACGCAATATCACACCTGATGTGGTGACTGACCAAACCTCTGCCCACGATCCTCTTAACGGCTACTTGCCGCAAGGTTGGACGATGGAGAAAGCCGCACAAGAGCGCACCATTGATGAAGCAAAAGTGGTGAAAGCCGCTAAGCAATCTATGGCGATTCAAGTACAAGCGATGCTAGACCTGCAATACCGCGGCGCAGCGACCGTGGATTACGGTAATAACATTCGCCAAATGGCACTAGAAGAAGGCGTAGAAAACGCGTTTGATTTCCCAGGTTTCGTTCCGGCTTATATTCGACCTTTATTCTGCGAGGGCGTCGGACCGTTCCGCTGGGCTGCCCTATCTGGTGACCCAGAAGATATCTACAAAACAGACCAAAAAGTAAAAGAACTGATTCCAGACAACCCACATCTACACAACTGGCTAGATATGGCGCGTGAACGTATTCAGTTCCAAGGCCTGCCAGCTCGTATTTGTTGGGTCGGTTTGAAAGATCGTGAACGCTTAGGCCAAGCATTCAATGAAATGGTGAAAAATGGCGAACTGAAAGCACCGGTTGTTATCGGTCGTGACCACCTAGATTCAGGTTCAGTAGCAAGCCCGAACCGCGAAACAGAAGGCATGATGGATGGCTCTGATGCAGTTTCTGATTGGCCTCTATTGAACGCCCTTCTGAACACCGCGGGTGGGGCAACTTGGGTTTCTTTGCACCACGGTGGTGGCGTTGGCATGGGCTTCTCGCAACACTCAGGCATGGTGATTTGTTGTGACGGCAGTGAAGATGCTTCGCAGCGTATTTCTCGCGTACTTCACAATGACCCAGCAACCGGCGTTATGCGTCATGCTGATGCAGGTTACGATATTGCCAAGCAGTGTGCAAAAGAGCAGAAGCTTGATTTACCTATGCTAAACGAAGAACTTCGTCGCCTTTAA
- the hutH gene encoding histidine ammonia-lyase — MLNLLLKPGLLGLSELRKISRSPVNLSLDPAAIPDIEASMHVVEQVIAEDRTVYGINTGFGLLANTKIAPEDLEVLQKSIVLSHAAGIGKFMSDETVRLMMVLKINSLSRGYSGIRLKVINALIDLVNAQVYPCVPQKGSVGASGDLAPLAHMSTVLLGEGQARHNGKIITGLEAMQIAGLEPITLAPKEGLALLNGTQASTAFALEGLFAAEDLFASATVCGAMSVEAALGSRRPFDPRIHRVRGHRGQMDAALAYRHMLDQKSEIGESHTCCEKVQDPYSLRCQPQVMGACLQQIRNSAEILNVEANSVSDNPLVFADDGDIISGGNFHAEPVAMAADNLALAIAEIGSLSERRMALLIDSALSKLPPFLVDNGGVNSGFMIAQVTSAALASENKTLAHPASIDSLPTSANQEDHVSMATFAARRLRYMAENTRGILAVEYLAAAQGLDFRAPNLSSPRVEEAKQILREKVSFYDKDRYFAPDIEQANLLLKLSVHNHLMPEGTLCSF; from the coding sequence ATGTTGAATTTATTACTTAAGCCAGGACTACTAGGCCTATCTGAACTGCGTAAAATCAGCCGTAGTCCTGTGAACCTGTCACTCGACCCTGCAGCTATCCCTGATATTGAAGCGAGCATGCACGTTGTCGAGCAAGTGATTGCTGAAGATCGCACGGTATATGGCATCAATACAGGTTTTGGCTTATTAGCGAATACTAAAATAGCCCCTGAAGATTTAGAAGTACTACAGAAAAGTATCGTGCTTTCTCACGCGGCGGGCATTGGTAAATTCATGTCTGATGAAACTGTGCGCTTGATGATGGTGTTAAAAATTAACAGCTTATCTCGCGGTTACTCTGGTATCCGACTCAAGGTGATCAATGCACTTATCGATCTTGTGAACGCACAGGTTTACCCATGCGTTCCACAAAAAGGATCTGTTGGTGCATCTGGAGATCTTGCTCCCCTCGCCCACATGAGTACGGTACTGCTAGGTGAAGGCCAAGCACGTCACAACGGCAAGATCATCACTGGCCTAGAAGCAATGCAGATCGCAGGCCTTGAGCCAATCACACTTGCTCCTAAAGAAGGTTTAGCGCTGTTAAACGGTACTCAAGCATCGACGGCCTTTGCATTAGAAGGTCTATTCGCAGCGGAAGACTTGTTCGCTTCGGCGACTGTGTGTGGAGCAATGTCTGTTGAAGCAGCACTCGGTAGTCGCCGCCCATTTGACCCTCGTATTCACCGCGTTCGTGGTCATCGTGGCCAAATGGATGCAGCGCTTGCTTACCGTCATATGCTTGATCAAAAGAGTGAGATTGGTGAATCACACACGTGTTGTGAAAAGGTTCAAGACCCTTACTCACTGCGTTGTCAGCCTCAAGTGATGGGTGCTTGCTTACAGCAGATTCGTAATTCAGCTGAAATTTTAAATGTTGAAGCGAACTCGGTATCGGACAACCCGTTAGTTTTCGCTGACGATGGCGACATTATTTCAGGGGGTAACTTCCACGCAGAACCCGTCGCAATGGCTGCCGATAACCTTGCATTAGCAATAGCTGAAATCGGTAGCTTGTCAGAACGAAGAATGGCGCTGCTGATTGATAGCGCGCTAAGCAAACTACCGCCTTTCTTGGTCGATAACGGCGGCGTAAACTCAGGCTTTATGATTGCTCAAGTAACATCAGCAGCATTAGCAAGTGAGAACAAAACCTTAGCGCATCCTGCGTCAATAGACAGTCTTCCGACATCAGCAAACCAAGAAGACCACGTATCAATGGCAACCTTCGCAGCACGTAGACTTAGATACATGGCTGAAAATACCCGTGGGATATTGGCTGTAGAATATTTAGCAGCAGCACAAGGGCTAGACTTCCGCGCTCCGAATCTATCTTCTCCTCGTGTGGAAGAAGCGAAACAGATTTTGCGTGAAAAAGTCAGCTTCTACGACAAAGACAGATATTTTGCACCGGATATTGAACAAGCGAACTTATTGCTCAAATTATCCGTTCATAATCACCTAATGCCAGAAGGCACTCTGTGTAGCTTTTAA
- a CDS encoding DUF3581 domain-containing protein, whose product MFLTPYFSTEDNQFQFTREQASHFAKKVAADFNPIHDEDNKRFCVPGDLLFAVLLQKEGISQKMRFDFSGMVGNGIALSVDNKCEKESSLVDEKGKEYLHMSCEGEKSHDQAFIEHVVTNYVKFSGMNFPHIMVPLMEEQQMMINCQRPLVIYESMEVEFTRLDLSHPEVEFSGATFDVEGKRGIVTLNFDFKEDGEVVGKGVKRMVASGLKPYDQASVDDLVNRFNERKEMFLAQFAAAA is encoded by the coding sequence ATGTTTCTGACACCTTACTTTTCTACTGAAGACAATCAATTTCAATTCACTCGTGAACAGGCTAGCCACTTTGCTAAAAAAGTAGCCGCTGACTTCAACCCAATTCACGATGAAGACAACAAGCGCTTCTGCGTGCCTGGCGATCTTTTGTTTGCAGTTCTTCTGCAGAAAGAAGGCATCAGCCAAAAAATGCGTTTTGATTTTTCAGGTATGGTTGGTAACGGTATTGCGCTTAGCGTTGACAACAAGTGTGAAAAAGAAAGCTCACTGGTTGACGAGAAAGGCAAAGAATACCTACACATGTCTTGTGAAGGTGAGAAAAGCCACGATCAAGCATTCATCGAACACGTAGTAACAAACTACGTTAAGTTCTCTGGTATGAACTTCCCACACATCATGGTTCCTCTTATGGAAGAGCAACAGATGATGATCAACTGCCAACGCCCTCTTGTTATTTACGAGAGCATGGAAGTTGAATTTACTCGCCTAGACCTATCCCACCCAGAAGTTGAATTCTCTGGTGCGACTTTTGATGTTGAAGGCAAGCGTGGCATCGTGACACTGAACTTCGATTTCAAAGAGGACGGCGAAGTGGTAGGTAAAGGCGTGAAACGCATGGTAGCAAGTGGCCTTAAGCCATACGACCAAGCTTCTGTCGATGACCTAGTAAACCGCTTCAACGAACGTAAAGAGATGTTTCTAGCTCAGTTCGCAGCTGCCGCTTAA
- a CDS encoding trypsin-like serine protease, which produces MVQAKWLSLGIYAVSLSSTSVLADVSARIINGKEATQGNWPFMAALVSRNVNAYDGQFCGASFIGERYVLTAAHCVEGNGREDLDVVIGVSNLSASQAAQHRYAVDNIYVHEYYNSAATGNDIAIIELVEKPAESVVNLVDGYVRGNLNDGQMLTVMGWGDQDASDGYSSKSELYQVNVPLVNQYQCNTVPYSGYSSIGSDAFCAGYSDGGYDSCQGDSGGPIVVSTNGVYEQLGIVSWGKGCAEANAYGVYTNISYFDDWIDEQKAGFSYRQVEMLGARLLAPISHTFEFTNKSDQNIQVNRVYPISGNDTVITDNGCSTLTVGQSCEVVVSYNLNSIGEHEFGINVDTDLLVGTVTSTVSVIGARSVTNTVNSYVSVPNSGIYNTQAWITEGDSLSSPPISHGTSAALIVEGIPAGTVSFDLTASSEADYDFVEVYSNGQKFDSVSGEFSGSVNLPLVRDADNSFMITYVKDSSGSSGSDRVTITNFAYTDEIKISKSEGTQNAKSSGGGSGGSLAWHWLLVLFGGLIVRKLPSALKLKK; this is translated from the coding sequence ATGGTTCAGGCTAAATGGTTGTCGCTAGGTATCTATGCAGTGAGTCTGTCTTCAACGTCGGTGTTGGCAGATGTTTCAGCTCGAATTATCAACGGTAAAGAAGCAACACAAGGCAATTGGCCATTTATGGCTGCGCTAGTCTCAAGGAACGTGAACGCTTATGACGGTCAGTTTTGTGGTGCGAGCTTCATTGGTGAGCGATATGTATTAACTGCCGCTCACTGTGTGGAAGGTAATGGTCGTGAAGATCTAGATGTGGTGATTGGCGTATCAAACCTTTCTGCCTCTCAAGCCGCACAACATAGATACGCTGTTGATAATATTTATGTACATGAATATTACAACTCTGCAGCGACAGGCAATGATATCGCCATTATTGAGCTCGTAGAAAAGCCAGCTGAGTCTGTGGTTAATCTCGTTGATGGTTATGTTCGCGGTAACCTCAATGACGGCCAAATGCTAACGGTCATGGGCTGGGGTGATCAGGACGCGTCAGATGGATATTCATCGAAGAGTGAGTTGTATCAAGTTAATGTTCCCCTAGTTAATCAGTACCAATGCAACACTGTTCCTTACAGTGGCTACTCTTCTATTGGTAGCGACGCATTCTGTGCGGGATATAGTGATGGTGGTTATGACTCTTGCCAGGGTGACAGTGGCGGTCCAATTGTTGTCTCGACTAATGGGGTATATGAACAACTGGGTATTGTAAGTTGGGGTAAAGGATGTGCAGAGGCTAACGCTTACGGTGTCTATACCAACATTAGTTACTTTGATGATTGGATTGATGAGCAGAAAGCAGGGTTTAGTTACCGTCAAGTGGAGATGCTAGGTGCAAGATTATTGGCTCCTATTTCACATACCTTTGAATTCACAAATAAATCTGATCAAAACATTCAAGTAAACCGTGTTTATCCAATTTCAGGTAATGATACTGTTATAACAGACAATGGATGTAGCACTTTAACTGTAGGGCAAAGCTGTGAAGTAGTGGTTAGTTATAACCTAAACTCAATCGGTGAACATGAATTTGGTATTAATGTTGACACTGACTTGTTGGTAGGCACGGTTACTTCAACTGTTTCTGTTATAGGGGCGAGATCTGTAACGAATACTGTAAACTCTTATGTCAGTGTACCTAACAGTGGCATTTACAACACACAAGCTTGGATTACAGAAGGTGATTCGTTGTCCTCACCGCCGATTAGCCACGGTACATCTGCAGCGCTTATTGTTGAGGGGATTCCTGCTGGTACGGTTTCGTTTGACCTAACTGCATCGTCTGAAGCTGATTATGACTTTGTTGAGGTTTATAGTAACGGTCAAAAATTTGATAGTGTCTCTGGTGAGTTTTCTGGTTCGGTGAACCTACCGTTAGTTAGAGATGCTGACAACAGCTTTATGATTACATATGTGAAAGATTCGTCTGGTTCTTCAGGGAGCGACAGAGTTACGATCACAAACTTTGCGTATACCGATGAGATAAAGATATCTAAGTCTGAAGGTACGCAGAACGCAAAAAGCTCAGGTGGCGGCAGCGGCGGTTCACTGGCTTGGCATTGGTTACTCGTCCTTTTCGGTGGTTTGATTGTACGAAAGTTACCTTCGGCACTGAAGTTAAAAAAGTAA
- a CDS encoding methyltransferase family protein, with product MRFLELKVPPVALFILVIVASYFCAQQLSTAAIALPYKLIVLGVGIALSGVVGLSGIWEFRKQKTTVNPIKVETASAVVDSGIFGYTRNPMYLGLFILLFCVGYYFQNIFSILLSFAFVIYMNQFQIKPEERALEQLFGAEYVDYKQKVRRWI from the coding sequence ATGAGATTTCTTGAGTTAAAAGTACCACCGGTTGCTCTGTTTATATTGGTAATAGTTGCGTCTTATTTCTGCGCTCAACAACTAAGTACGGCGGCAATAGCATTGCCTTATAAGCTAATCGTTTTAGGTGTTGGAATCGCATTGAGCGGCGTGGTTGGATTATCCGGTATCTGGGAATTTCGAAAACAGAAAACGACCGTTAACCCGATCAAAGTCGAAACCGCTTCGGCAGTCGTAGACAGCGGCATTTTCGGCTACACCCGAAACCCAATGTATCTAGGGTTATTCATTTTACTATTCTGCGTTGGCTACTACTTTCAAAACATCTTCAGTATCTTACTCAGCTTCGCGTTCGTGATTTACATGAATCAATTCCAAATCAAGCCAGAAGAGCGTGCTCTAGAACAATTGTTCGGCGCTGAATATGTTGATTACAAACAAAAGGTTAGGCGTTGGATCTGA
- the ydiJ gene encoding D-2-hydroxyglutarate dehydrogenase YdiJ: MLPRLQLNADVDPVVVRFLDELKTAGFTGDIESQYSSRLAVATDNSVYQQLPQAVILPKTTQDVVLIGKVVSKSAYERVTFSPRGGGTGTNGQSLTKGVVVDLSRYMNKVLEINEKEGWVRVQSGVVKDQLNDAVRPYGYFFSPDLSTSNRATLGGMINTDASGQGSLKYGKTSDHVLSLQAVFADGSCLESDLSHGLPVEGEFAHHALEVTEAICRDKRAQILDKFPPLNRFLTGYDLKNAINEQDDSFDLTRVLCGAEGSLAFITEAKLNLTPIPKARTLVNVKYNTFDSALRNAPFMVEAKALSVETVDSRVLNLAKQDIVWHTVSDLLTDVPNKEMLGINMVEFAGQDEAEVVQQVQALTAQLETMVETEDAGVIGFQVCSDLASIGRIYNMRKKAVGLLGAAKGRAKPVAFAEDTCVPPENLADFIAEFRVLLDSKELNYGMFGHVDAGVLHVRPALDLCDPMQEALMHEVSDEVVKLVAKYGGLMWGEHGKGFRSEYGPDFFGEELFTELRRVKAAFDPHNKMNPGKICTPLESDAELVKVTDTKRGFYDRQIDVQVRDSFKQAMECNGNGLCFNYDTSSPMCPSMKVTADRRHSPKGRAGLVREWLRQLTEQGVDILDLEQEALKGNTPVKTMVERVRNTMNKRHEYDFSHEVHEAMNGCLACKACASQCPIKVDVPSFRSRFLNIYYSRYQRPAKDYLVANIETMLPLMAKAPKVVNAALGQKWIQTATAKTVGYVDAPLMSVPTLKNRLASKELQLFDLQYLEGLSSEQKKQHVLIVQDPFTSFYDAEVVEDFVTLAQKLGKTPVLLPFKPNGKALHIKGFLSRFAREAKSTSDFLSMVADIGIPLVGVDPALVLCYRDEYVEILGDKRGDFDVLTVHEWLMPSLGDFEARSASEEMWYLFAHCTEKTKMPNAEKEWGAIFKHFGAALTSVPVGCCGMAGTFGHEVDKLQMSKDIYGLSWKPRMQDLPKERCLVTGYSCRSQVKRFEGEKLAHPLQALAKIL, encoded by the coding sequence ATGTTACCAAGACTTCAACTCAATGCTGATGTCGATCCAGTTGTCGTACGCTTTTTAGATGAACTAAAAACAGCGGGCTTTACTGGCGACATTGAATCTCAATATTCTAGCCGTTTGGCTGTGGCGACTGATAACAGTGTCTATCAGCAATTGCCGCAGGCGGTCATCCTTCCTAAAACAACGCAAGATGTTGTGCTTATCGGTAAAGTGGTTTCTAAATCTGCTTACGAACGTGTGACCTTTTCCCCTCGTGGTGGCGGTACCGGAACCAACGGACAATCTTTAACAAAAGGTGTCGTGGTTGACCTGTCGCGATACATGAATAAGGTTCTTGAGATTAACGAGAAAGAAGGCTGGGTAAGAGTTCAGTCTGGTGTCGTTAAAGATCAATTGAACGACGCTGTTCGCCCGTATGGTTACTTTTTCTCTCCAGACCTTTCCACAAGTAACCGAGCAACCTTGGGTGGCATGATCAATACCGATGCTTCGGGCCAAGGGTCATTGAAGTACGGAAAAACGTCTGACCATGTATTATCGCTACAAGCGGTATTCGCAGACGGTTCATGTTTAGAGTCTGATTTATCACACGGCTTACCCGTTGAAGGTGAATTCGCTCACCATGCCCTTGAGGTGACTGAGGCTATTTGTCGAGACAAGCGCGCTCAAATTCTGGATAAATTCCCTCCGCTGAATCGCTTCTTAACTGGTTACGATCTAAAGAATGCAATCAACGAACAAGACGATAGCTTTGACCTGACTCGCGTTCTATGTGGCGCTGAAGGTTCGTTAGCATTCATCACGGAAGCTAAGCTAAACCTAACGCCGATTCCAAAAGCACGCACACTGGTTAACGTGAAATACAACACGTTTGATTCTGCATTGCGTAATGCACCGTTTATGGTAGAAGCGAAAGCACTGTCTGTTGAAACGGTTGATTCAAGAGTATTGAACTTAGCGAAGCAAGACATCGTCTGGCACACCGTGAGCGACCTGCTGACCGATGTCCCTAACAAAGAGATGCTTGGCATCAACATGGTTGAGTTTGCAGGCCAAGATGAAGCGGAAGTTGTACAACAAGTTCAAGCGCTGACGGCACAACTTGAAACCATGGTAGAAACCGAAGACGCGGGTGTGATCGGTTTCCAAGTTTGTAGCGATTTGGCGAGTATTGGCCGAATCTACAACATGCGTAAGAAAGCGGTGGGTTTATTAGGTGCGGCGAAAGGCCGAGCTAAGCCAGTCGCTTTTGCTGAAGATACTTGTGTACCACCAGAAAACTTGGCTGACTTCATCGCTGAATTTCGAGTGCTACTTGATTCGAAAGAGCTGAATTACGGAATGTTTGGTCACGTTGATGCGGGTGTTCTACACGTTCGTCCGGCTCTTGACCTATGTGACCCTATGCAAGAAGCCTTGATGCACGAAGTTTCTGATGAAGTGGTTAAGCTGGTGGCGAAATACGGCGGTTTAATGTGGGGTGAGCACGGCAAAGGCTTCCGCTCTGAGTACGGTCCTGACTTCTTCGGTGAAGAACTGTTTACCGAGCTTCGACGTGTTAAAGCGGCATTCGACCCGCATAACAAGATGAACCCTGGCAAGATCTGTACGCCGTTAGAAAGTGACGCTGAATTGGTGAAAGTCACCGATACTAAGCGTGGCTTCTATGACCGTCAGATCGACGTACAAGTTCGTGATAGCTTCAAACAAGCGATGGAATGTAACGGTAACGGCTTGTGCTTCAACTACGATACTAGCTCGCCAATGTGCCCTTCGATGAAAGTCACGGCTGACCGTCGTCATTCGCCAAAAGGCCGCGCAGGCTTAGTGAGAGAGTGGTTGCGTCAGTTAACGGAACAAGGCGTCGATATTCTCGATTTAGAGCAAGAAGCGCTGAAGGGCAATACTCCGGTTAAAACCATGGTGGAACGTGTTCGTAATACAATGAACAAACGCCATGAATACGATTTCTCGCATGAAGTTCACGAAGCGATGAACGGTTGTCTTGCGTGTAAAGCGTGTGCGAGCCAGTGTCCGATCAAAGTTGATGTGCCAAGTTTCCGTTCACGATTCTTAAACATCTATTACTCACGCTACCAACGCCCTGCAAAAGACTATTTAGTCGCCAACATTGAAACCATGTTGCCGCTAATGGCGAAAGCGCCAAAGGTTGTTAATGCTGCCTTGGGTCAAAAGTGGATACAAACCGCAACAGCGAAAACGGTTGGTTATGTTGATGCACCACTGATGTCGGTGCCTACACTTAAAAATCGCCTGGCGAGCAAAGAGCTGCAACTCTTCGATTTACAGTATCTAGAAGGGCTCTCTTCTGAGCAGAAGAAACAGCACGTGTTGATCGTTCAAGACCCGTTTACTAGCTTTTATGATGCAGAGGTAGTCGAAGACTTCGTTACCTTGGCTCAGAAGCTTGGCAAAACACCGGTACTACTGCCGTTCAAACCTAATGGGAAAGCGCTGCACATAAAAGGCTTCTTAAGTCGTTTCGCTCGTGAGGCGAAATCGACGTCTGATTTCTTATCGATGGTGGCTGATATTGGTATTCCTTTAGTCGGTGTTGATCCTGCTCTTGTGCTTTGTTACCGCGATGAATACGTCGAGATTTTAGGTGACAAGCGTGGCGACTTTGATGTGCTCACCGTACATGAATGGTTAATGCCGTCGCTCGGTGATTTTGAAGCGCGTTCTGCAAGCGAAGAAATGTGGTACTTGTTTGCTCACTGTACGGAGAAGACCAAAATGCCAAACGCTGAAAAAGAGTGGGGCGCTATCTTCAAACACTTTGGCGCTGCTTTAACCAGCGTTCCTGTCGGCTGTTGTGGTATGGCGGGTACCTTCGGGCACGAAGTCGATAAGCTACAAATGTCGAAAGACATATACGGTTTAAGTTGGAAGCCAAGGATGCAAGACTTGCCGAAAGAGCGTTGCTTAGTGACGGGTTATTCCTGCCGAAGCCAAGTGAAGCGTTTTGAGGGTGAGAAGCTTGCCCATCCATTACAGGCGCTCGCAAAAATTCTATAA
- a CDS encoding DUF3334 family protein — translation MKKNKTVTTEDILLKLCQSVSSVLTSATASQVSYSAMVQKINKTSLKPDFGCFVLFDGGFSGLVVINFTSKAALEIYTNYMRNMGMPENELAVLHTSDEVGDVLGELMNQLVGDFTNKIRKELQTNITQNQPKMLALNKQVNLSVDTNLDRPQARRVTFSTANNNIFYLELAMDKTEFIQLEEFEIAEDECPDSILEATQKKMQEANKPAQSSGNDAAADLLDELGI, via the coding sequence ATGAAAAAAAACAAAACAGTCACAACTGAAGATATCCTTCTTAAACTATGCCAATCAGTCTCAAGCGTACTTACTTCAGCGACGGCTTCTCAGGTGTCCTATTCAGCCATGGTTCAAAAGATCAACAAAACAAGCCTAAAGCCAGACTTTGGTTGCTTCGTTCTGTTTGACGGCGGCTTTTCTGGTCTTGTTGTTATCAATTTTACGTCCAAAGCAGCGTTAGAGATCTACACCAATTACATGCGCAATATGGGCATGCCTGAAAACGAGCTCGCTGTGCTTCATACTTCAGACGAAGTGGGTGATGTATTGGGTGAGTTGATGAACCAATTGGTGGGTGACTTCACCAATAAAATCCGCAAAGAACTGCAAACCAACATCACACAAAATCAACCGAAAATGCTGGCTCTGAACAAACAAGTAAACCTTTCTGTTGATACCAATCTCGATCGTCCACAAGCTCGTCGTGTGACCTTCTCTACCGCCAATAACAACATCTTCTACCTTGAGCTTGCGATGGATAAAACCGAATTCATTCAATTGGAAGAATTTGAAATCGCAGAAGACGAATGTCCAGATAGCATTCTTGAGGCGACTCAGAAAAAAATGCAAGAAGCGAACAAACCAGCGCAAAGCTCAGGTAACGATGCAGCAGCAGATCTACTCGATGAGCTTGGGATCTAG